Proteins co-encoded in one Acidobacteriota bacterium genomic window:
- a CDS encoding TetR/AcrR family transcriptional regulator: protein MIKDLFKCEHPGRMTGDARREQILQTAVDLFSKRGFKGTTTKEIAKASGVSEAMVFRHFASKDELYGAILHNKGCQDGVQRFPWEENKALAEAIRQKDDFAVFYNLAKTALDKHHEDVGFMRLLFYSALEEHDLAERFFGEFVARIYGFIGGYIEERQRDGVFRQFEPKIAVRAFMGMMIHHSLNNILWDKQRNILDITNEEAAKNFAEILLKGIRA from the coding sequence TTGATCAAAGATCTTTTCAAATGTGAGCATCCGGGCCGTATGACGGGTGATGCCCGGCGTGAGCAGATATTGCAGACGGCGGTCGATCTGTTTTCGAAGCGTGGGTTTAAGGGAACGACCACAAAAGAGATAGCGAAAGCTTCCGGTGTTTCTGAGGCGATGGTGTTTCGCCATTTTGCCAGCAAGGACGAGCTCTACGGAGCGATCCTGCATAACAAGGGTTGTCAGGACGGCGTGCAGCGTTTTCCGTGGGAAGAGAACAAGGCCCTTGCTGAGGCGATTAGGCAAAAAGATGATTTTGCGGTCTTCTACAATCTCGCAAAAACCGCTCTTGATAAACATCACGAAGATGTCGGTTTCATGCGGTTGCTGTTTTACAGTGCTCTCGAGGAGCATGACCTGGCAGAACGATTTTTTGGGGAGTTCGTCGCCCGTATCTACGGTTTTATCGGCGGCTATATCGAGGAAAGACAGCGGGATGGTGTCTTTCGCCAGTTTGAGCCAAAGATCGCGGTTAGGGCGTTTATGGGAATGATGATCCACCATTCGCTCAACAATATTCTCTGGGACAAGCAACGTAACATCCTTGATATCACAAACGAGGAAGCGGCGAAGAATTTTGCGGAAATTCTGCTAAAAGGCATCCGGGCATAA
- a CDS encoding efflux RND transporter periplasmic adaptor subunit: MRSRTFNVTTLAVALSTLLAFTGCGSRGANTNANSSSAQPTTVDINTAQAITRQIPTYFEATGNLASDAQTDVAPVVGGKVVEVNFDVGSYVTKGSVLVRMDDRDARIRLEQAQAQVEQQKKAVGTAIAALRQAQIRLGVKDGEVFDIETFSQVKSTKANLVLAEKELARAEKLYATGDVSRSILDQRRSQRDALLGQLDEARSNAAVAVKAINSAEAQVAAAKSAVTTSETQIDQARKAISDMVILAPISGYVSERVADLGEFLTPNAPNTKVATIVRTSSLRLRIDVPEASIGKVAVGQGISMQTSAYPERTFAGTVVRILPNVNTTARTLIVEAEVPNGDGLLKPGQFATVRVTQSKPENAVMIPASAIKTEGDLNKVYVVKDGAVRERLIQTGLLENDLIQVKQGIAEGETIATSNLNELFDGIFVRQVN, encoded by the coding sequence ATGAGAAGTAGGACTTTTAACGTTACAACTCTGGCTGTCGCCCTGTCGACGCTACTCGCCTTTACGGGGTGCGGTTCGCGAGGCGCAAATACCAATGCGAACTCAAGCAGTGCGCAACCGACGACAGTTGACATCAATACGGCTCAGGCAATTACGCGGCAAATACCGACCTATTTTGAAGCGACCGGTAACCTTGCGAGCGATGCCCAGACGGATGTCGCACCGGTCGTAGGCGGCAAGGTCGTCGAGGTTAATTTTGACGTCGGAAGCTACGTCACCAAGGGTAGCGTTCTTGTAAGAATGGACGACCGTGACGCTCGCATCCGGCTCGAACAGGCTCAGGCCCAAGTTGAACAGCAGAAAAAAGCGGTTGGAACTGCGATCGCAGCACTTCGGCAGGCCCAGATCCGCCTTGGCGTGAAGGACGGCGAGGTATTCGATATCGAGACCTTTTCGCAGGTCAAATCTACCAAGGCTAACCTCGTTCTCGCAGAAAAGGAATTAGCCCGGGCTGAAAAGCTTTATGCAACTGGTGACGTTTCCAGATCGATCCTTGATCAGCGGCGGTCGCAGCGTGATGCGTTGCTCGGCCAGCTTGACGAAGCTCGCTCCAATGCAGCGGTCGCGGTAAAAGCCATTAATTCTGCCGAGGCTCAGGTCGCAGCTGCAAAGAGTGCGGTTACGACCTCGGAAACACAGATCGATCAGGCGCGAAAGGCGATATCAGACATGGTGATTCTGGCACCGATCAGCGGATACGTTTCAGAGCGTGTTGCCGACCTCGGAGAATTCCTCACGCCAAACGCCCCTAATACTAAGGTCGCAACGATCGTCCGTACGTCATCACTTCGATTGCGGATCGACGTTCCAGAAGCATCGATCGGTAAGGTTGCGGTCGGCCAGGGAATCTCGATGCAAACCAGTGCGTATCCCGAACGCACATTCGCCGGCACGGTCGTACGGATCCTGCCAAATGTAAACACGACGGCCCGCACACTGATCGTCGAGGCCGAAGTCCCAAATGGCGACGGACTGCTCAAACCAGGTCAGTTCGCAACGGTTCGTGTCACGCAATCAAAACCAGAGAACGCAGTCATGATCCCGGCCTCTGCGATAAAGACCGAAGGTGACCTCAATAAAGTATATGTGGTGAAGGACGGGGCGGTTCGCGAACGCCTTATTCAGACGGGACTGCTGGAGAACGACCTTATCCAGGTTAAACAGGGTATAGCTGAAGGGGAAACGATCGCGACCAGCAATCTCAATGAATTGTTCGACGGGATCTTCGTCCGTCAGGTGAATTAA
- a CDS encoding efflux RND transporter permease subunit, whose protein sequence is MQWLAEVCVKRPVFATMLILSLVVVGAFSFLSLGVDLFPKIDFPTITITVVNPGASPQEIETEITDKVEEAVNTISGIDELRSSSIEGISQVFVQFVLEKDVNVAAQEVENRVQTVIPNLPETAEQPTVQKLDTDAAPVLRVTVSAPTSIREITELARKKIKEPIESVNGVGQITIIGGQERQINVWVDPDKMRSYNVTPAEVSGSLKIQNMEFPSGRLDEGQTETSVRTVGKIQKVEEFSDVVVATRGAYQVKVKDLGYVEDGAQELRSEARLNGQPAVTLIVAKQSGQNTVATARAVKEKLNEILPTLPKSYQVRIIGDNSIFIENSLHAIEEHLIVGSILAAIVVFLFLWSFRSTLIAGLAIPTSIISTFALMYAMGYTLNSITMLSLTLMVGIVIDDAIVVLENIYRFVEEKGMNPFQAAIEGTREIGLAVLATTLSLMAVFVPIGFMQGIVGRFMSSFGLTASFAVLVSLIVSFTLTPMLAARLIKKHKETPETEKEKEEIKGDGMIEPVQNDSKYTGWFRILDRGYASLLRFSMNHRWVIVTLCLLVFISIVPLFMSVGKNFLPVDDQSQYEVSVRVPEGSSLTASSLMFERIAAEIRKLPGVTDTLATVGGGQQQVVNAGTIYVKLSDIKDRQKSQEQLMAETRDLISAKFPPELRTGVQPVQAFSGGGFRNANVQFMIAGPDLAKLSEYSDKIMAKMKTIPDAVDVDSTLISGKPEVRLSVDRDTAADLGVRVGDVSQALNTLVAGQEATTFSSGTDQYEVRVRAINPYRTSVEGLKRVIVPSSKLGWVTLDRVVSSSSGTGPSSVDRTNRQRQVTILGNTRPGGSAASITSAIDSYVKDLDLPATYRTGYVGQSKEMGKAGFYFLLAFALSFIFMYIVLAAQFESFIHPVTILLTLPLSIPFGIFSLLIAGQTVNIFSGLGLLLLFGVVKKNAILQIDHTNHLRSTGMSRYDAIIQANRDRLRPILMTTIALVAGMLPLVVSTGAGSGTNRSIGVLVVGGQSMCLLLTLLAVPVFYSLFDDLAELRLFRYVNRFGSWLFGGMKRRVASTASSLIGK, encoded by the coding sequence ATGCAGTGGTTAGCTGAAGTTTGTGTAAAGCGTCCTGTGTTTGCGACGATGTTGATCTTGTCGCTCGTTGTCGTGGGCGCGTTTTCGTTCCTGAGTCTTGGGGTCGATCTATTTCCCAAGATCGACTTCCCGACCATAACCATCACGGTAGTAAATCCCGGGGCTTCGCCGCAGGAGATCGAAACCGAAATAACCGACAAGGTTGAAGAAGCTGTCAATACCATCAGCGGTATCGACGAGTTGCGTTCATCCTCAATTGAAGGTATATCGCAGGTTTTTGTCCAATTCGTCTTGGAAAAGGACGTTAACGTTGCCGCTCAAGAGGTAGAGAACCGCGTTCAGACGGTGATCCCTAACCTTCCTGAAACAGCGGAACAGCCGACCGTTCAGAAGTTAGATACTGACGCTGCACCGGTACTTCGTGTGACGGTTTCAGCTCCCACGTCGATCCGCGAGATCACCGAACTTGCCCGCAAGAAGATCAAAGAACCTATCGAATCCGTAAACGGCGTCGGCCAGATCACGATCATCGGTGGTCAGGAACGGCAGATCAACGTCTGGGTCGATCCGGACAAAATGCGTTCGTACAATGTAACACCTGCCGAAGTTTCCGGCTCCCTGAAGATCCAGAACATGGAATTTCCGAGCGGTCGCCTGGATGAAGGTCAGACGGAAACCAGTGTGCGAACCGTGGGTAAGATCCAGAAGGTAGAGGAATTCAGCGACGTTGTCGTAGCCACGCGTGGAGCCTATCAAGTTAAGGTAAAGGACCTGGGCTACGTTGAGGACGGAGCCCAGGAACTGCGTTCCGAGGCCCGCCTTAATGGCCAGCCCGCAGTAACCCTTATCGTCGCGAAACAGTCAGGCCAAAATACCGTAGCTACTGCTCGGGCAGTAAAAGAAAAACTCAATGAGATCCTGCCGACCCTGCCGAAGAGCTATCAGGTTCGGATAATCGGTGATAACTCAATTTTCATTGAGAATTCTCTTCATGCCATCGAAGAACATTTGATCGTCGGTTCGATCCTTGCTGCGATCGTGGTTTTCCTGTTCCTGTGGAGTTTCCGCTCGACCCTGATCGCCGGGCTGGCGATCCCTACCTCAATTATTTCAACATTTGCCCTGATGTATGCGATGGGATATACGCTCAATTCGATAACCATGCTGAGCCTTACGCTCATGGTGGGTATCGTTATTGACGACGCAATTGTCGTACTCGAGAACATCTATCGATTCGTTGAGGAAAAGGGGATGAATCCTTTCCAGGCGGCGATAGAAGGAACGCGGGAGATCGGATTGGCGGTCCTGGCAACAACTCTTTCGCTGATGGCGGTGTTCGTGCCGATCGGCTTCATGCAGGGAATCGTCGGCCGATTCATGTCTTCCTTTGGCCTGACCGCATCCTTCGCCGTGCTTGTTTCCTTGATCGTTTCATTCACCCTAACGCCGATGCTCGCGGCCAGGTTGATAAAAAAACATAAGGAAACGCCTGAAACCGAAAAAGAGAAGGAAGAAATAAAAGGCGATGGAATGATCGAGCCGGTTCAGAACGACAGCAAATACACCGGCTGGTTCAGAATTCTTGATCGGGGTTACGCTTCGCTGCTTCGGTTCTCAATGAACCATCGATGGGTGATCGTCACTCTTTGTCTGCTTGTTTTTATAAGCATCGTTCCACTATTCATGTCCGTTGGTAAGAACTTTTTGCCTGTGGACGATCAATCTCAGTATGAGGTCTCCGTTCGCGTTCCTGAAGGCTCAAGTTTGACGGCTTCGTCCTTAATGTTCGAACGAATTGCTGCCGAGATACGCAAACTTCCGGGGGTGACTGACACGCTTGCGACCGTCGGTGGCGGGCAGCAGCAAGTAGTTAACGCGGGAACGATCTATGTGAAGCTGAGCGACATCAAAGACCGGCAAAAATCGCAGGAACAGCTAATGGCTGAAACTCGCGATCTGATCTCGGCGAAATTTCCGCCCGAGTTGCGTACCGGCGTTCAACCTGTTCAAGCCTTCTCCGGCGGCGGCTTTCGAAATGCAAACGTTCAATTCATGATCGCCGGCCCTGATCTGGCAAAACTGTCTGAGTATTCCGACAAGATCATGGCGAAAATGAAAACTATCCCGGACGCGGTCGACGTTGACTCTACGTTGATCAGCGGCAAGCCCGAAGTACGGCTCTCCGTGGATCGTGACACAGCCGCGGACCTTGGTGTTCGCGTTGGTGATGTCTCGCAAGCGTTGAATACTCTGGTTGCCGGACAAGAAGCAACAACGTTCAGTTCGGGAACCGATCAATATGAGGTGCGTGTTCGTGCAATAAATCCATACCGAACGAGCGTGGAAGGATTGAAACGCGTTATCGTCCCATCTAGCAAGCTAGGCTGGGTTACCCTGGATCGGGTCGTTTCATCATCATCCGGAACCGGGCCAAGTTCGGTGGACCGAACTAACCGGCAGCGTCAGGTGACGATCCTTGGTAACACTAGGCCGGGTGGTTCGGCCGCGAGCATAACGTCGGCAATTGACAGCTACGTCAAAGATCTGGATCTCCCGGCGACCTATCGTACTGGATACGTCGGCCAATCTAAGGAGATGGGAAAAGCCGGGTTCTACTTTCTGCTTGCGTTCGCACTGTCATTTATCTTTATGTACATAGTGCTGGCAGCCCAGTTCGAATCCTTTATTCACCCGGTCACGATCCTTCTGACACTACCGCTTTCAATACCATTCGGCATCTTTAGTCTTCTGATCGCTGGGCAAACGGTCAACATCTTCTCCGGACTCGGACTGCTTTTACTTTTCGGCGTCGTCAAGAAAAACGCGATCTTACAGATCGACCATACAAACCATTTGCGTTCCACGGGAATGTCGCGATACGACGCGATCATACAAGCCAATCGCGACCGACTCCGTCCGATCCTGATGACAACGATCGCCCTAGTCGCCGGTATGCTTCCGCTGGTTGTATCGACTGGCGCGGGTTCCGGGACAAACAGGTCGATCGGCGTGCTCGTGGTCGGCGGTCAGTCGATGTGTCTGCTTCTGACATTGCTAGCCGTTCCAGTTTTCTACTCTTTATTCGACGATCTGGCTGAGCTTCGATTGTTCAGGTATGTCAACCGCTTTGGCTCATGGTTATTTGGGGGTATGAAGCGGCGTGTTGCCTCAACGGCAAGTTCACTTATTGGCAAATAA